The following are from one region of the Phormidium sp. PBR-2020 genome:
- a CDS encoding lysozyme, whose product MDVTLIKEFEGCKLEAYEDVVGVWTIGYGCTFYLDGSKVKPGDKLNSEAEAEQLLLHVINQDFLPILRRISTWNQMNPNQQAAVLSFAYNLGARFFANPGFESITRLLNNPEQWHDIAEVQRVFGLYVKAGGQTFPGLVRRRKAEADLFCKGSAQAQPMTSTSQTSPPQRITALVDTWFKKDWSKQASELDDTERAFIPKGKSYPIQGFCESSLETEMGGHALVQLDHNAGEWYLFVEHWQLPWTQPFGMSTQTLPEWNQVNWKDWSSPVSRYFNVGEVTRQDWERIPTTATYQQNIIKVARLLDEVRQWWGSPLYVNSWYRPPHIEQRVGGTGANHPFGFAVDFRPAKGSIWDLQHRFEREWYNTGKWNGGFGCGANRGFIHLDLRHKRIWDY is encoded by the coding sequence ATGGATGTCACATTAATTAAAGAGTTTGAAGGCTGTAAGCTAGAGGCTTACGAGGATGTGGTTGGAGTTTGGACAATTGGCTATGGCTGCACCTTTTATCTAGATGGATCTAAGGTCAAACCGGGGGATAAACTCAACAGCGAAGCCGAAGCAGAACAATTGCTACTCCATGTTATTAACCAGGATTTCTTACCCATTCTGCGCCGAATTTCCACCTGGAATCAGATGAATCCCAATCAACAAGCCGCCGTTTTATCCTTTGCGTATAACTTAGGCGCACGTTTTTTTGCTAATCCTGGATTTGAGTCTATTACTCGACTCTTAAACAATCCCGAGCAATGGCATGATATCGCCGAAGTTCAGCGTGTGTTTGGGTTATATGTCAAAGCCGGAGGACAAACCTTTCCCGGTTTAGTCAGGAGACGGAAAGCGGAAGCAGACTTATTTTGTAAGGGGTCTGCTCAAGCCCAACCCATGACGAGTACCTCTCAAACATCTCCCCCTCAACGGATTACAGCATTAGTTGATACCTGGTTTAAGAAAGATTGGTCGAAACAAGCCAGTGAATTGGATGACACAGAACGGGCATTTATTCCCAAAGGAAAGTCCTATCCCATTCAGGGATTTTGCGAATCCAGTTTGGAAACAGAAATGGGCGGTCATGCCCTAGTTCAATTGGACCATAATGCCGGTGAATGGTATTTATTTGTTGAACATTGGCAACTTCCCTGGACGCAACCTTTTGGGATGTCCACTCAGACATTACCAGAGTGGAACCAGGTCAACTGGAAAGATTGGTCATCTCCCGTCAGTCGCTATTTCAATGTAGGAGAAGTCACGCGACAGGATTGGGAGCGGATTCCCACAACTGCCACGTATCAGCAAAATATCATCAAGGTTGCTCGTCTTTTAGATGAGGTTCGCCAATGGTGGGGGTCACCGTTATACGTCAATTCCTGGTATCGTCCCCCCCATATTGAACAGCGGGTTGGCGGTACAGGTGCAAATCATCCCTTTGGCTTTGCGGTGGATTTTCGTCCGGCGAAAGGGTCCATTTGGGATTTACAACATCGCTTTGAACGGGAGTGGTATAACACCGGTAAATGGAATGGTGGATTTGGTTGTGGTGCCAATCGAGGCTTTATTCATCTCGACTTGCGTCATAAACGAATCTGGGACTACTAA
- a CDS encoding AAA family ATPase: MNPSHLLKLNQGLLARTALLGLSAIVTGGLSSPIAAIGANVSYGLITNNLGTLLDKFRNSGGILRNEDIAKAAGRAVAKTLEETVSPHYPEIQSRLDDFAAKIEDYWLQWAEQAKTLNLFETLQEEQLYQVFSQQPEQFGQYQVLGEEDWRDVVLWLVEQGCEQGVLLDTLDSYQDVIEELTGELAANFNKHLRQVLKDDANNGGKAFVGMLFDLHGATLAQIAEIRDYLPQLATREDVCRALQQLETGVSDELAQFRQAFQQYLDSTQPQLPIPQDCEAIIQEKTQDFVGRGFVFEAIRDFLQQNPKGYFVLEADPGVGKSAIMARLVQLLKGGCITHFNIQSQGIVKPEKFLENICTQLIQGYNLDYPRFPERATEDGNVLARLLAEAAKKLAPGKKLVVVVDALDEVDSSSQTKGSNLLYLPDSLVDKVYFILSKRPKALALPLSDHLRYFDLMEYPAESAEDARRYAQKRYQRSPQIQNWVISRRLTPEQFLTDLVANSENNFMYLRYVLNDIEGGLYSRETLDSLPRGLRRYYQKHWELMGMTADPFPLDKIRTIYVLSLVREAVSRRLLAELTEIADYQLRPILREWEQFLRFQQVERETRYTIYHASFSDFLREEAEDSGVDLEDIKRRLADNFSKGAPL; the protein is encoded by the coding sequence ATGAACCCCTCCCACCTGCTCAAACTCAACCAAGGACTTCTGGCGAGAACAGCTCTCTTAGGCTTGAGCGCGATTGTCACTGGGGGGTTAAGCAGTCCCATCGCCGCCATTGGGGCCAATGTCAGCTATGGCCTGATTACCAATAATCTGGGGACGTTGCTGGATAAGTTCCGCAACAGTGGCGGTATTTTACGCAACGAAGACATCGCTAAAGCCGCTGGCCGCGCCGTGGCCAAGACTTTGGAGGAGACAGTCAGCCCCCACTACCCCGAAATTCAAAGCCGGTTAGACGATTTCGCCGCTAAAATCGAGGACTATTGGCTGCAATGGGCCGAACAAGCCAAAACCCTGAACCTGTTTGAGACGCTCCAGGAAGAGCAGTTATATCAGGTTTTCAGCCAACAACCGGAGCAGTTTGGCCAGTACCAGGTGTTAGGGGAGGAGGACTGGCGGGACGTTGTCCTCTGGTTGGTTGAACAGGGATGTGAGCAGGGGGTATTGCTCGATACCCTCGATAGTTATCAGGATGTCATCGAGGAGTTAACCGGAGAATTAGCCGCGAACTTCAATAAACACCTGCGCCAAGTCCTCAAGGATGATGCCAACAACGGGGGGAAAGCCTTTGTGGGGATGTTGTTTGACCTGCATGGGGCGACGTTGGCACAAATTGCTGAGATTCGGGACTATTTACCCCAACTCGCGACCCGCGAGGATGTATGTCGCGCCTTGCAGCAATTAGAAACCGGGGTTTCCGATGAACTGGCTCAATTTCGACAAGCGTTTCAGCAATACTTAGACTCAACTCAACCCCAGCTTCCCATCCCCCAAGATTGTGAAGCCATCATCCAGGAAAAAACCCAAGATTTTGTCGGGCGAGGTTTTGTCTTCGAGGCGATTCGGGATTTCTTGCAGCAAAACCCCAAAGGCTATTTTGTCCTAGAAGCTGACCCCGGCGTGGGCAAAAGCGCAATTATGGCGCGGTTAGTGCAGCTGCTCAAAGGGGGCTGTATCACTCATTTCAATATCCAATCCCAAGGCATTGTCAAGCCCGAAAAATTCCTAGAAAATATCTGCACCCAACTGATTCAGGGCTATAACCTCGATTATCCTCGCTTCCCGGAACGCGCCACTGAAGATGGCAATGTTTTAGCCCGTTTATTGGCAGAAGCGGCGAAAAAACTCGCACCGGGGAAAAAGTTAGTGGTGGTCGTGGATGCCTTGGATGAGGTGGATTCATCGAGTCAAACCAAAGGTAGTAATCTTCTCTATTTGCCCGATTCTTTGGTGGATAAGGTCTATTTTATTCTGAGTAAACGCCCGAAAGCCTTAGCCCTGCCTTTAAGTGACCATTTAAGGTACTTTGATTTAATGGAGTATCCGGCAGAAAGTGCGGAAGATGCCCGTCGCTATGCCCAAAAACGCTATCAGCGAAGTCCTCAGATTCAGAATTGGGTGATATCGCGTCGGTTAACCCCAGAGCAATTTTTAACGGATTTGGTGGCTAACAGTGAAAATAATTTCATGTATTTGCGCTATGTCTTAAATGATATTGAGGGGGGGCTGTATAGCCGTGAAACCCTGGACAGTTTACCGCGAGGGTTGAGGCGGTATTATCAAAAACATTGGGAATTGATGGGCATGACCGCTGACCCATTTCCCCTTGACAAAATCCGCACTATTTATGTGCTGTCTCTAGTGCGGGAAGCGGTGTCTCGACGGTTGTTAGCGGAGTTGACGGAGATAGCCGACTATCAGCTTCGGCCGATTTTACGGGAATGGGAACAGTTTTTGCGCTTCCAACAGGTGGAGAGAGAAACCCGCTACACCATTTATCATGCTTCTTTTAGCGATTTCTTGAGGGAGGAGGCAGAAGATTCTGGGGTGGATTTGGAGGATATTAAACGCCGCCTGGCTGACAATTTCAGCAAAGGAGCGCCTCTATGA
- a CDS encoding glutathione S-transferase family protein, translating to MPTSPLSWSELDNFTDTPPDLVNGPTNPQARLRLFGQDEAAVQVTLYRDHHAWCPYCQKVWLWLEEKQIPYRIEKVTMFCYGQKERWYKQKVPSGMLPAVELKGQLITESDDILLALEDAFGPLAFSMGDRQVLPLRQLERVLFRAWCMWLCRPSLSERQERNAREQFVEVVQEVEAALARTPGPYFLPEFSTADVVFTPYVERMNASLFYYKGYSLREENPRLSDWFDGLENRATYRGTQSDFHTHVHDLPPQMGGCWANNDPQTELNQIRVDRGPWFGLPDVTYPEPETSRSEALRRVLKHRQNIIRVNPAPDAQFETALRCALTHLMTGEDCVPPEGSEVGLRYLRDRISVPRDMSIYAAKRLRQSLEATAALVGTAQGPQIPVRHRRDQDPANFVAG from the coding sequence ATGCCCACATCCCCCTTAAGCTGGTCAGAACTGGACAACTTCACCGATACTCCCCCCGATTTGGTGAACGGGCCAACCAACCCCCAGGCCCGACTGCGACTGTTTGGCCAAGATGAAGCGGCGGTACAAGTCACCCTCTATCGGGATCATCATGCCTGGTGTCCCTATTGTCAAAAAGTTTGGTTGTGGTTGGAGGAGAAACAAATCCCCTACCGCATCGAGAAAGTGACCATGTTCTGTTATGGCCAGAAAGAACGTTGGTATAAGCAAAAAGTGCCATCGGGGATGTTGCCAGCGGTGGAACTTAAGGGTCAGTTGATTACGGAAAGTGATGATATTTTGCTGGCCTTAGAAGATGCGTTTGGGCCGCTGGCTTTTTCCATGGGCGATCGCCAAGTTTTACCCCTGCGACAGTTAGAACGAGTGCTATTTCGAGCCTGGTGTATGTGGCTCTGTCGTCCCAGTTTATCAGAGCGTCAGGAGCGTAACGCCCGGGAGCAGTTTGTGGAGGTGGTTCAGGAGGTAGAAGCCGCTCTAGCCAGAACTCCGGGCCCCTACTTTTTGCCTGAGTTTAGCACTGCTGATGTGGTGTTTACGCCCTATGTGGAACGGATGAACGCCAGTCTATTTTATTACAAAGGCTATTCCTTACGGGAGGAGAATCCCCGCCTTTCCGATTGGTTTGATGGTCTGGAAAACCGCGCCACCTATCGGGGAACTCAGAGCGATTTCCATACCCATGTCCATGATTTACCGCCCCAAATGGGGGGCTGCTGGGCGAATAATGACCCGCAAACAGAATTGAATCAAATTCGGGTCGATCGCGGCCCATGGTTTGGTCTTCCAGATGTCACCTATCCCGAACCGGAAACCTCCCGTTCTGAAGCCTTGCGGCGGGTGCTGAAGCATCGCCAGAACATTATTCGCGTCAATCCTGCCCCCGATGCGCAATTTGAGACGGCCCTGCGTTGTGCGTTGACGCATTTGATGACGGGGGAGGATTGTGTACCACCAGAGGGAAGTGAGGTGGGATTGCGGTATTTGCGCGATCGCATCAGCGTCCCCCGCGATATGTCTATCTATGCAGCCAAGCGGCTGCGTCAGTCCCTCGAAGCCACCGCCGCCTTAGTGGGGACGGCCCAAGGTCCCCAAATCCCCGTCCGACATCGCCGCGATCAAGATCCGGCTAACTTTGTCGCGGGGTAA
- a CDS encoding ATP-dependent Clp protease ATP-binding subunit has translation MFEHFTDKAIRVVMLAQEEARRLKHNMVGTEQILLGLVGEGSSIAANVLSKFSVTRDGARREVEQLIGRGSGFTSAEIPFTPKAKRVFEYAVEEARQLGHNYIAPEHILLGLTRDEEGVAATVLHNLGVDLGDIRTQVMKQLGEVAGVAPGGQPSSKGTKMATLEEFGTNLTQLAAEGKLDPVVGRDRETERLVQILGRRTKNNPILVGEPGIGKTAIAEGLAQRIATNAVPELLENKQVIAIDMGMLVAGTRFRGEFEERLKNIIEEVRSNANVVLVIDEIHTLVGAGALEGGLDAANILKPALARGELQCIGATTLDEFRKHIERDAALERRFQPIMVGEPTVEETIEILFGLRDRYEQHHQLTILDEALEAAAQLSDRYINDRFLPDKAIDLIDEAGSRVHIEHFKASPASRELKRELAQVIKDKDNAVTEQDFEKASQLRDRELETRAKIDQLSIERQQTPQGAPMVTEENIAEIVSSWTGVPVTKLEETESEKLLHLEDTLHERLIGQEEAVRAVSRSVRRARVGLKNPHRPIASFIFSGPTGVGKTELTKALAAYFFGAEESMIRLDMSEFMERHTVSKLIGSPPGFVGYDEGGQLTEAVRRRPYSVILFDEIEKAHPDVFNLLLQILEDGRLTDSKGRVVDFKNTLLIMTSNIGSRVIEKGGGGLGFEITGDETDAQYNRIRNLVNEELKQYFRPEFLNRLDDIIVFSQLNREEIKQIADIELKRVFDRLVEKDIRLQATEAFKNRLADEGYDPAYGARPLRRAIMRLLEDVLAEKMLSGEIQDGDRAIIDLDDDGQVIISKDNVELRFPELVSTQ, from the coding sequence ATGTTTGAACATTTTACAGACAAAGCCATCCGAGTCGTCATGTTGGCTCAAGAAGAAGCCCGTCGGCTCAAACACAATATGGTGGGGACTGAGCAAATTTTGCTAGGTCTCGTTGGTGAGGGAAGCAGTATCGCCGCCAATGTCCTGAGTAAGTTTAGCGTCACCCGTGACGGGGCGCGCCGAGAAGTCGAACAACTCATTGGTCGCGGTTCCGGCTTTACCTCCGCTGAAATTCCCTTCACCCCGAAAGCCAAACGGGTGTTTGAATATGCCGTCGAAGAAGCCCGGCAACTGGGACATAACTATATTGCCCCTGAACATATCCTACTGGGACTGACACGGGATGAAGAAGGGGTTGCGGCAACAGTTCTGCATAACTTAGGCGTGGATCTCGGAGATATCCGCACCCAGGTCATGAAACAACTTGGAGAAGTGGCCGGTGTGGCTCCTGGAGGACAGCCATCGAGTAAAGGCACCAAAATGGCGACTCTGGAAGAGTTTGGCACCAACTTAACCCAGTTAGCCGCTGAAGGAAAACTTGACCCCGTGGTGGGACGCGATCGCGAAACGGAGCGTCTGGTGCAAATCCTGGGCCGTCGCACCAAAAACAACCCCATTCTCGTGGGCGAACCCGGTATCGGCAAAACCGCCATCGCCGAAGGCCTGGCCCAACGCATCGCCACCAATGCGGTCCCCGAACTCCTCGAAAACAAGCAAGTCATCGCCATTGACATGGGGATGCTCGTCGCCGGAACCCGCTTCCGGGGTGAGTTTGAGGAACGACTCAAAAACATCATCGAAGAAGTCCGCAGCAATGCCAATGTGGTTCTCGTCATCGACGAAATCCATACCCTAGTGGGTGCTGGTGCATTAGAAGGCGGTTTGGATGCCGCCAATATCCTCAAACCGGCCCTGGCTCGCGGTGAACTGCAATGTATCGGGGCCACCACCCTCGATGAGTTCCGTAAACATATCGAGCGGGATGCTGCCCTAGAACGGCGCTTCCAGCCGATCATGGTGGGTGAACCGACAGTGGAAGAAACCATCGAGATCCTCTTCGGCCTGCGCGATCGCTATGAGCAACATCACCAGCTCACCATCTTAGACGAAGCCTTAGAAGCCGCCGCGCAACTCTCCGATCGCTATATCAACGATCGCTTCCTCCCTGACAAAGCCATCGATCTCATCGATGAAGCCGGCTCTCGGGTGCATATTGAGCATTTCAAAGCCTCTCCCGCCTCCCGTGAACTCAAACGGGAGTTGGCTCAGGTGATCAAAGACAAAGACAACGCCGTTACCGAACAGGACTTCGAGAAAGCCAGTCAACTGCGCGATCGCGAACTCGAAACCCGCGCTAAAATCGACCAACTTTCCATCGAACGCCAACAAACCCCCCAGGGTGCGCCGATGGTGACGGAAGAAAACATCGCCGAGATTGTCTCAAGTTGGACGGGAGTTCCGGTCACGAAACTCGAAGAAACCGAATCCGAGAAACTGCTGCACCTCGAAGATACCCTGCACGAACGGCTCATCGGTCAAGAAGAAGCCGTCCGCGCCGTCTCTCGGTCGGTGCGTCGCGCTCGGGTGGGCCTGAAAAATCCCCATCGTCCCATCGCCAGCTTCATCTTCTCGGGACCGACTGGGGTCGGGAAAACCGAACTCACCAAAGCTCTGGCGGCCTACTTCTTCGGTGCGGAAGAATCCATGATTCGCTTGGATATGTCTGAGTTCATGGAACGCCACACGGTGTCCAAGTTGATTGGCTCACCTCCGGGATTTGTCGGCTATGACGAAGGGGGACAACTCACCGAAGCCGTGCGTCGTCGTCCCTATTCGGTGATTCTCTTCGACGAAATCGAGAAGGCTCACCCCGATGTCTTTAACCTGCTGCTGCAAATCCTCGAAGATGGTCGTTTAACCGATTCTAAAGGTCGCGTGGTGGACTTCAAGAACACCTTGCTGATTATGACCTCCAACATCGGCTCTCGCGTCATCGAGAAAGGTGGCGGCGGCCTCGGCTTTGAAATCACTGGGGATGAAACCGATGCTCAGTACAACCGCATTCGTAACCTCGTGAACGAAGAACTCAAACAGTACTTCCGGCCCGAGTTCCTCAACCGCTTGGATGACATCATCGTCTTTAGCCAACTCAACCGCGAGGAAATCAAGCAAATCGCCGATATCGAGTTGAAACGAGTCTTCGATCGCCTGGTGGAAAAAGACATCCGTCTGCAAGCCACCGAAGCCTTCAAGAACCGTCTCGCCGATGAAGGGTATGACCCCGCCTACGGTGCGCGGCCCCTGCGTCGGGCGATTATGCGCCTCCTCGAAGACGTGTTGGCTGAGAAGATGCTCTCGGGTGAAATCCAAGACGGCGATCGCGCCATTATTGACCTCGATGATGACGGACAAGTCATTATCTCCAAGGACAATGTGGAACTGCGCTTCCCGGAATTGGTGTCCACCCAGTAA
- a CDS encoding tetratricopeptide repeat protein, with amino-acid sequence MSESSYTFAIDGSRRSPGRVSMSHTGMSRFTLGVLLLLGMSTPVSAGMVPVHDFNVAQQQGSPEFVFQEGLRLLNQNRFQQAEQAFREVVRFDEVDHEAWNNLGRALQGQGESEAAIEAYERALALRPRYAEAFNNLGVAYRSLGRLEEAIEAYERAIALQPGLGAAHYNLGLIFFRQGQLPEALSRFEQAIAVSPRFAPAHYSLAETLLQLNRPQEALAPLQRTLDLDPEFEAAYGAIGATLMRLGRTREALVFLEQAVERTGDDARVSYYRAFALLETGDAAGALPLLEQAIALNPESADAFRSLGDAYLALGQERDALEMFLRAIELYQDQSPVPSRELARAYFGVGNVYATRDFKFPEALRAFQNALNADPNFGLAHARMGDLLAQRQQYERANISYQAALALEPNSPEIYNGLGELLFAMGYLDRAVAAWRRAIAIDPGYGEALTNLGNALGSGRRLP; translated from the coding sequence TTGAGCGAGTCGAGCTATACTTTTGCCATTGATGGCTCTCGGCGATCGCCGGGAAGGGTGAGTATGAGTCATACGGGAATGTCACGATTTACGCTTGGGGTGTTGTTACTCCTGGGGATGAGTACACCCGTCAGTGCCGGGATGGTTCCGGTGCATGATTTCAATGTAGCCCAACAGCAGGGTAGTCCGGAGTTTGTGTTTCAGGAGGGATTGCGGCTACTTAACCAAAACCGGTTTCAGCAGGCTGAACAGGCCTTCCGGGAGGTGGTTCGCTTTGATGAGGTGGATCATGAGGCTTGGAATAATCTGGGCCGAGCTTTGCAGGGCCAGGGTGAATCTGAGGCGGCGATTGAGGCCTATGAGCGGGCGTTGGCATTGCGTCCCCGCTATGCTGAGGCGTTTAATAATTTGGGGGTGGCCTATCGCTCGTTGGGACGATTGGAGGAGGCGATTGAGGCCTATGAGCGGGCGATCGCCCTTCAGCCGGGTTTAGGGGCGGCTCACTATAATCTGGGCTTGATTTTCTTTCGTCAGGGACAGTTACCTGAGGCGTTGAGCCGTTTTGAACAGGCGATCGCGGTCAGTCCCCGTTTTGCCCCAGCTCACTATTCTTTAGCCGAGACGCTACTCCAGCTTAATCGCCCCCAGGAGGCGTTGGCTCCCCTACAACGGACCCTCGACCTCGATCCTGAGTTTGAGGCGGCCTATGGAGCCATTGGGGCGACGCTGATGCGTTTGGGACGGACTCGGGAAGCCCTGGTATTTCTGGAACAGGCGGTGGAACGAACGGGGGATGATGCTCGTGTGAGTTATTATCGTGCCTTTGCCCTGCTCGAAACGGGGGATGCGGCAGGGGCCTTACCCTTGTTGGAGCAGGCGATCGCCCTCAATCCTGAGTCAGCCGATGCCTTTCGCAGTCTGGGGGATGCCTATTTAGCCTTGGGCCAGGAACGGGACGCGCTGGAGATGTTTTTACGGGCGATCGAGTTATATCAAGACCAATCCCCCGTTCCCTCTCGGGAGTTGGCGCGGGCCTATTTTGGGGTGGGTAATGTTTATGCCACTCGGGATTTCAAGTTTCCTGAGGCGCTTCGGGCGTTTCAAAATGCCCTGAATGCTGATCCCAATTTTGGTTTAGCTCACGCTCGCATGGGGGATTTATTGGCACAACGGCAACAGTATGAACGTGCGAATATTTCCTATCAAGCGGCCTTAGCTTTAGAGCCAAATTCCCCGGAAATTTATAATGGTTTAGGTGAGTTGTTGTTTGCTATGGGCTATTTAGACCGGGCGGTGGCGGCTTGGCGGCGGGCGATCGCGATCGATCCCGGCTACGGAGAAGCCCTCACCAACTTAGGAAATGCTCTCGGCAGTGGTCGTCGTCTTCCTTAA